A stretch of the Desulfobacter sp. genome encodes the following:
- a CDS encoding hydrolase, with the protein MFKTENCVMFLVDVQGQLANLMYEKDQLFERLEIMIRGMKILGIPIVWMEQIPSKLGPTTERIARLMTDQSPIEKFSFSCWKEPEFLSAFEALGRRQVLLTGIETHICVCQTGLDLIRQGCQVQVVADCVSSRTQENKQIGIDRLSRAGAEVTSVEMAFFELMKVARGEAFRQIIKLVK; encoded by the coding sequence ATGTTTAAAACTGAAAATTGTGTGATGTTCCTGGTGGATGTCCAGGGGCAACTGGCAAATCTTATGTACGAAAAAGACCAGTTGTTTGAACGTCTGGAAATCATGATCCGGGGAATGAAGATCCTCGGTATTCCCATTGTTTGGATGGAACAGATTCCGTCAAAACTCGGGCCGACCACAGAAAGGATTGCCCGATTAATGACGGATCAGTCTCCCATTGAAAAGTTTTCCTTTTCCTGTTGGAAGGAACCTGAATTTTTGTCAGCCTTTGAGGCCTTAGGCCGTCGACAGGTCCTGCTGACAGGGATTGAAACCCATATCTGTGTCTGTCAAACCGGGCTTGATCTGATCCGTCAGGGCTGCCAGGTCCAGGTGGTGGCAGATTGTGTTTCGTCCAGAACACAAGAGAATAAGCAAATCGGCATTGACCGTCTATCCCGGGCCGGGGCTGAAGTGACCAGTGTGGAAATGGCCTTTTTTGAATTAATGAAGGTCGCCAGGGGAGAGGCCTTTAGACAGATCATTAAATTGGTAAAATAA
- the speE gene encoding spermidine synthase, with protein sequence MKNLSKIEKGWFSEICPMWEGVALSLEVDQVLYSNKTSFQQIDLYQTKSHGKMLVLDGIIQLTERDEFGYHEMMAHLPLFAHPNPETVLVIGGGDGGVLREIGRHKEVKTIDFCEIDPEVMRVSKQFLPALACGFDDPRVQIHIRDGNLFVQEKPGTYDVIIVDSSDPVGPGEALFEKPFYENLKKALKPGGLVATQGESFFLHQACVKNLIQITKSIFPVRGYANILVPTYPGGHIGVCLGSLGPGVDTPARPVPGKIQNQLKYYSSAVHEAAFVLPYFAKEILEA encoded by the coding sequence ATGAAAAATTTGAGCAAAATTGAAAAGGGCTGGTTTTCAGAAATATGTCCCATGTGGGAAGGGGTGGCCCTTTCCCTTGAGGTGGATCAGGTGTTGTACTCGAACAAAACATCTTTTCAGCAGATTGATCTGTACCAGACAAAATCCCATGGGAAAATGCTGGTTTTGGACGGCATAATTCAGCTGACCGAACGGGATGAATTCGGATATCATGAAATGATGGCCCATCTGCCCCTGTTTGCCCATCCAAACCCTGAAACCGTGTTGGTCATTGGCGGAGGAGACGGGGGCGTCCTCAGGGAGATTGGTCGCCACAAAGAGGTGAAAACCATTGATTTTTGTGAAATTGATCCTGAGGTCATGAGGGTGTCAAAGCAATTTTTGCCTGCCCTTGCATGCGGGTTTGATGATCCCAGGGTTCAGATTCATATCCGGGACGGAAATCTTTTTGTCCAGGAAAAACCTGGAACCTACGATGTCATCATTGTAGATTCATCAGATCCTGTGGGTCCGGGTGAAGCCTTGTTTGAAAAACCCTTTTATGAGAATCTCAAAAAAGCCTTAAAACCCGGAGGGCTTGTGGCCACCCAGGGAGAATCTTTTTTTCTTCACCAGGCGTGTGTCAAAAATTTGATTCAGATTACAAAATCTATTTTCCCGGTCCGAGGATATGCCAATATCCTGGTGCCCACATATCCGGGCGGCCATATCGGGGTCTGCTTAGGCTCCCTTGGCCCTGGGGTTGATACACCGGCCAGGCCCGTTCCTGGGAAAATTCAAAATCAATTAAAATATTATTCTTCAGCCGTGCATGAGGCCGCCTTTGTTCTGCCATATTTTGCCAAAGAAATTTTGGAGGCCTAA
- the hisB gene encoding imidazoleglycerol-phosphate dehydratase HisB: MSRQSNVSRQTKETQIEIRLDLDGSGLAEIDTGIPFFDHMLTAFAVHSFFDLKVLAKGDLEVDYHHTIEDTGLVLGQALQDALSGKEGIQRFGDASVPMDEALSRVTVDLSNRPYLVYHIPEDLKSRGNFDAYLAKEFFQALCVKGGFNLHINAYYGVNEHHVLESVFKALGRSLNAATRTDNRVKGALSSKGSL, translated from the coding sequence ATGAGTCGACAATCCAATGTTTCCCGACAGACAAAAGAAACCCAGATAGAGATCCGTCTGGACCTGGACGGCTCTGGGCTGGCCGAGATTGATACGGGAATCCCTTTTTTTGATCACATGCTTACGGCATTTGCGGTTCACAGTTTTTTTGACCTTAAAGTCTTGGCAAAGGGTGATCTTGAAGTGGATTATCACCATACAATTGAGGATACAGGCCTGGTGCTGGGGCAGGCACTTCAGGATGCCCTGTCCGGAAAAGAGGGCATCCAGCGGTTTGGAGATGCTAGTGTCCCCATGGATGAAGCCTTGTCCCGGGTAACCGTTGATTTGTCCAACCGGCCCTATCTGGTGTATCATATCCCTGAAGATCTGAAATCAAGGGGGAATTTTGATGCATACCTGGCCAAAGAATTTTTTCAGGCCCTGTGTGTAAAAGGCGGATTTAATTTACATATTAATGCCTATTACGGTGTAAATGAGCACCATGTTCTGGAGTCTGTTTTTAAGGCCCTGGGACGGTCCCTTAACGCAGCGACCCGCACCGATAACAGGGTAAAGGGTGCGTTGTCCAGTAAAGGAAGCTTATAG
- a CDS encoding SprA-related family protein, with protein MESDQDPFGQKNINSLNDQAEDSSAQSKAVATTQPELTQNELRLGEQLKQIDSDVRRHEMAHVTAGGAYITSGANFTYKQGPDGKKYAVGGEVSIDVSPVPGDPQATVKKMRQIRTAALAPADPSSQDIKVAANAASESIKAMSEITMEQAQSQAEQRETQAFSTPPQKAADAYSKVNTLPESDRSTFKLAI; from the coding sequence GTGGAATCGGATCAGGATCCATTCGGCCAGAAAAACATAAATTCATTAAACGACCAGGCAGAAGATTCGTCTGCACAATCCAAAGCCGTTGCCACAACTCAGCCGGAACTCACCCAGAACGAGCTTCGCCTGGGTGAACAGCTCAAACAAATTGACTCGGACGTCAGACGCCATGAAATGGCCCACGTGACAGCAGGCGGAGCATACATCACGTCGGGTGCCAATTTTACCTATAAACAGGGTCCGGACGGGAAAAAATATGCTGTGGGCGGAGAGGTCAGCATAGATGTTTCCCCGGTTCCCGGAGATCCCCAGGCCACGGTCAAAAAAATGCGCCAGATCAGAACGGCAGCCCTGGCACCGGCCGACCCCTCTTCCCAGGACATAAAAGTGGCGGCCAATGCCGCATCCGAATCGATCAAGGCCATGTCTGAAATCACCATGGAACAGGCCCAAAGCCAGGCTGAACAGCGCGAGACCCAGGCCTTTTCAACCCCCCCCCAAAAAGCGGCAGATGCCTATTCCAAGGTCAACACCTTGCCGGAATCAGACAGGTCCACGTTTAAACTGGCCATCTAA
- the speD gene encoding adenosylmethionine decarboxylase, protein MLDKNMKSVNGLQDPVFALGRQLTIEYYDCGPKALLDKKSVEKTLLTAAQDSGATIISSSFHGFNPQGVSGVVIIAESHFTVHAWPEHNYAAVDIFTCGDNINLDTAISSMKKGFEAGRVQISSDQNRGLLNPVQKDGPVQQGVKDRKNLPISWKKSYDNTAPWGVLTSVDIYDCDPDGIRDAQNIESFVVQLCDRIKMKRFGDCQVVHFGEDEKVAGYSMTQLIETSLISGHFANASNSAYLDIFSCKFYEPRDVAEFAMSFFNGRHYKMQIGLRQ, encoded by the coding sequence ATGCTTGATAAAAATATGAAATCCGTTAACGGGTTGCAGGACCCTGTGTTTGCCTTGGGCCGTCAGCTCACCATTGAGTATTACGACTGTGGTCCTAAAGCTTTGCTCGATAAGAAGAGCGTTGAAAAGACCCTGCTTACGGCTGCCCAGGATAGCGGCGCCACCATTATTTCAAGTTCGTTTCACGGCTTTAACCCCCAGGGGGTGTCAGGCGTCGTGATTATTGCAGAGTCCCATTTTACCGTACATGCCTGGCCCGAGCATAATTATGCTGCCGTGGACATATTTACCTGCGGAGATAATATTAATCTGGATACGGCGATTTCTTCCATGAAAAAAGGGTTTGAGGCAGGCCGGGTGCAGATTTCTTCGGACCAGAACCGGGGGCTGTTAAATCCTGTGCAAAAAGACGGGCCTGTTCAACAAGGGGTCAAAGATCGAAAAAATCTGCCCATTTCCTGGAAAAAATCCTATGACAATACCGCGCCCTGGGGGGTGCTTACCTCGGTGGACATCTATGACTGCGATCCTGACGGGATCAGAGATGCCCAAAATATAGAATCCTTTGTGGTACAGCTTTGTGACCGGATTAAGATGAAGCGGTTTGGAGACTGCCAGGTGGTTCATTTTGGTGAAGATGAAAAAGTGGCCGGGTATTCCATGACCCAGCTCATTGAAACCTCTTTGATTTCAGGTCATTTTGCCAATGCCTCTAACAGCGCATATTTGGATATTTTTTCCTGCAAATTTTATGAGCCCCGGGATGTGGCTGAGTTTGCCATGTCTTTTTTTAACGGCAGACACTATAAAATGCAGATCGGCCTGAGGCAATAG
- a CDS encoding C40 family peptidase — MVDLALKSIGTPYTWGGTSLSSGFDCSGLVVYAHKGAGIRLPRSAKNQFLKGQAVFLDTILPGDLVFFRTLDKKNVFHVGIFIGQNDFIHAPGKHRTVTRSTLANPYFKKHFLGAKSFLQTIGPQKKSLE, encoded by the coding sequence GTGGTTGATCTGGCCCTTAAAAGCATAGGCACCCCCTATACCTGGGGCGGCACATCCTTGTCCTCAGGATTTGACTGCAGCGGCCTTGTGGTCTATGCCCATAAAGGTGCGGGCATTAGATTGCCCAGGTCAGCTAAAAATCAATTTTTAAAAGGCCAGGCGGTTTTTCTGGACACTATTTTACCTGGAGATCTTGTTTTTTTCAGAACCCTGGATAAAAAAAATGTTTTTCATGTTGGAATTTTCATTGGGCAAAACGATTTTATCCATGCCCCGGGCAAACACAGGACAGTAACCCGGTCTACCCTGGCCAATCCATATTTTAAAAAGCATTTTCTCGGGGCAAAATCATTTCTCCAGACCATAGGTCCCCAAAAGAAATCTCTGGAATAA
- a CDS encoding LEA type 2 family protein: MFPFRNLVLTLCLFLTLFAAGCAGLGSGYESPTVNISSFKALPGQGAAPNFEIGLHITNPNRSALELKGVAYTVSVEGHKLLTGISNDLPTIEAYGQGEILLNGTVSLFNSIAFFADLATQKTNQKDLSYSLDAKLDTGAFHPIIRVNKKGTLSFESFQ, translated from the coding sequence ATGTTCCCATTTCGCAACCTTGTTTTGACTCTTTGTCTTTTTTTAACCCTTTTTGCGGCCGGGTGTGCCGGACTCGGCTCCGGGTATGAATCCCCCACAGTTAACATCTCATCTTTTAAAGCCCTGCCCGGCCAGGGAGCTGCCCCCAATTTTGAAATCGGACTTCACATTACCAACCCAAACAGGAGCGCCCTGGAACTTAAAGGCGTGGCCTATACCGTGAGTGTTGAAGGGCATAAGCTTCTTACCGGCATATCCAACGACCTTCCAACCATCGAGGCATACGGCCAGGGAGAAATCCTGCTCAACGGCACGGTCAGCCTGTTCAACTCCATTGCTTTTTTTGCAGACCTTGCCACCCAAAAAACCAATCAAAAAGACTTGTCCTACAGCCTTGATGCCAAACTGGACACCGGCGCTTTTCACCCCATTATCCGGGTCAACAAAAAAGGAACCCTCTCCTTTGAATCCTTTCAATAA
- a CDS encoding DUF3124 domain-containing protein, with protein sequence MPCWAGPDRSKGQTLYVPAYSHIYIGHKARPYLLTVTLSIRNIDPKAEITLFAIDYYGTEGHLITHYLEAPITLGPMASTRYVVPAPNKTGGSGANFIVKWKSNDQINIPIVETIMIGTQSQQGISFTSRAREIIE encoded by the coding sequence ATGCCGTGCTGGGCAGGCCCTGACCGGTCCAAAGGCCAAACCCTTTATGTGCCGGCCTATTCCCATATTTACATCGGACACAAGGCAAGACCCTATTTGCTCACCGTGACCTTGAGCATACGCAATATTGACCCCAAGGCTGAAATAACACTTTTTGCCATTGATTATTACGGTACAGAAGGTCATCTTATCACCCACTACCTTGAGGCCCCGATCACCCTTGGCCCCATGGCCTCGACCCGGTACGTGGTTCCGGCACCCAATAAAACAGGGGGATCCGGTGCCAACTTTATTGTCAAATGGAAATCAAACGATCAGATCAATATCCCCATTGTGGAGACCATTATGATCGGCACCCAGTCTCAACAGGGAATTTCCTTTACCTCAAGGGCACGGGAAATCATAGAATAA
- a CDS encoding MBL fold metallo-hydrolase: MKIEQFRYSQDNLAYLVYTKSSGIVIDGGDPEAILAFARPRGIHIVFITNTHSHPDHTSGNARLIEKTDAVFMDCRSLTQGQVLALDNGQGLEVMLTPGHTTDSVCFKGTGFLVTGDTLFNATVGNCFSGDLEAFFHSLKQIMALDKKTKIFAGHDYVMESLAVALSIDPENPEIEIYKNAYQNEFVFSCLADELKVNPYLRFNAPSMVKGLEKKNLPRQTEYLRFSSIMEIY; this comes from the coding sequence CCCAAGATAATCTGGCCTATCTGGTTTACACAAAATCCAGCGGCATTGTCATTGACGGCGGAGATCCTGAGGCAATTTTAGCCTTTGCCAGACCCAGGGGGATCCATATTGTTTTTATCACCAATACCCATTCCCACCCGGATCATACCAGCGGCAATGCACGTCTGATTGAAAAAACGGATGCCGTCTTTATGGATTGCCGGTCCCTGACCCAGGGGCAGGTCCTGGCGCTTGACAACGGCCAGGGACTTGAGGTGATGCTCACCCCCGGACATACGACAGATTCTGTATGTTTTAAGGGGACAGGGTTCCTTGTGACCGGAGATACCCTGTTCAATGCCACCGTGGGCAATTGTTTTTCAGGGGACCTTGAGGCTTTTTTTCACTCTTTAAAGCAAATTATGGCTTTGGACAAAAAAACTAAAATTTTTGCAGGCCATGACTATGTCATGGAGTCCTTAGCGGTTGCCCTTTCCATTGATCCTGAAAATCCTGAGATTGAAATCTATAAAAACGCCTATCAAAATGAATTTGTATTTTCTTGCCTGGCAGATGAACTCAAGGTCAATCCGTATCTTCGGTTTAATGCGCCTTCCATGGTAAAGGGGCTTGAGAAAAAGAATCTGCCCAGGCAGACAGAATACCTTAGATTTTCTTCTATTATGGAAATTTATTGA
- a CDS encoding DUF2156 domain-containing protein, with protein sequence MPCCTMAFDEKSPVHVSGFTKFTMDTAPMVKGFLNRYPSLSCEYNFVTLFCWAKAYQYSWFTYKGRFFIFDGVDNLIFMPLGPAIAPEDLKQISAHFAGIGLGPDICLATKAYLDAYPQIKHFYTISQDRDAAEYLYLAQSLAELKGSKLHKKRNLISQFKRRFPDFTLGALTADNIFDVKAFAKDLLHTLDPFPRALADEFSAMETAFDHWSFLGLEGLVLAVEGKIAAFSVFSPLNKDTYNIHFEKSNMAFKGAAQVINQETARLLAEKTKYINREQDLGIPGLRQAKLSYAPCTLLTPYILRFKKD encoded by the coding sequence ATGCCCTGCTGCACAATGGCTTTTGATGAAAAATCCCCGGTACATGTTTCCGGTTTTACAAAATTTACCATGGACACAGCTCCCATGGTCAAAGGCTTTTTAAACCGATATCCCTCCCTTTCCTGTGAGTATAATTTTGTGACTCTTTTCTGCTGGGCCAAGGCGTATCAATATTCATGGTTTACCTACAAGGGTCGATTCTTTATTTTTGACGGGGTGGACAATTTAATCTTCATGCCCTTGGGGCCTGCGATTGCGCCAGAGGATTTAAAGCAGATTTCCGCGCATTTTGCCGGAATAGGGCTTGGGCCTGACATTTGTCTTGCGACCAAAGCCTATCTTGATGCATATCCTCAGATCAAGCATTTTTATACCATCTCCCAGGACAGGGATGCTGCAGAATATCTTTATCTTGCCCAGAGCCTTGCAGAGCTTAAAGGGTCAAAACTCCATAAAAAAAGAAATTTAATCTCCCAGTTTAAACGGCGGTTTCCGGATTTTACGCTTGGGGCGTTAACCGCTGACAATATTTTTGATGTAAAGGCCTTTGCAAAGGATTTGCTTCACACGTTGGATCCTTTTCCCAGGGCCCTGGCAGATGAGTTCTCAGCCATGGAAACGGCCTTTGATCATTGGTCGTTTCTCGGTCTTGAGGGACTTGTGTTGGCAGTGGAAGGCAAGATTGCTGCGTTTTCTGTTTTCAGCCCTTTGAACAAGGATACCTATAATATCCATTTTGAAAAATCAAATATGGCCTTCAAAGGGGCCGCCCAGGTGATCAATCAAGAGACCGCACGGCTGTTGGCTGAAAAAACCAAGTATATCAACCGTGAACAGGATTTGGGCATCCCGGGTCTTCGCCAGGCCAAACTTTCCTATGCGCCCTGCACACTTTTAACCCCGTATATCTTAAGGTTTAAGAAAGATTGA
- a CDS encoding GNAT family N-acetyltransferase → MKEQGDIKDEINIELVKAAPIKDMIRLYKAAGWWEDSFDEAHDFLKALPKDSALFAGAFCQGRLIGMGRALSDLCSDAYIQDIVVLKSYRGHGIGTMIVDALVAELKQRGVDWIGLIAEPGTNNFYEKMGFVQIKDHVPFKLGS, encoded by the coding sequence ATGAAAGAGCAGGGGGACATAAAGGATGAGATCAACATTGAACTGGTCAAAGCCGCCCCGATCAAGGATATGATCCGTCTTTACAAGGCCGCAGGCTGGTGGGAAGATTCCTTTGACGAGGCCCACGATTTTTTAAAGGCTCTGCCAAAAGATTCCGCCCTGTTTGCTGGGGCCTTTTGCCAGGGCAGGCTTATCGGCATGGGACGTGCCCTTTCAGATCTTTGCTCCGATGCCTATATTCAGGATATTGTCGTATTAAAATCCTATCGGGGACATGGGATCGGCACCATGATCGTTGATGCCCTTGTGGCCGAATTAAAGCAACGGGGGGTGGACTGGATCGGCCTGATCGCAGAGCCCGGCACCAATAATTTTTATGAGAAAATGGGATTTGTGCAGATCAAGGATCATGTCCCGTTTAAACTGGGGAGCTGA